The sequence below is a genomic window from Deltaproteobacteria bacterium HGW-Deltaproteobacteria-6.
CGCATGCAGATCTTCTTTCGCATACTGGTTAAGGGCGTCCGGCTCTTTTTTCAACATGATGAGCCCCACCAGCCGGTCTTTGGTCATGGCTTCATCCACCAGCACTGACGCAGTGCCCGTCACTTCCAGCGGAATCATGGTTTTGGGAAACACCAGCACATTATGCAACGGAAGAATCGGAATCACTTCCGGAATATTGTAATTATTTTTATTTTCAGACCCGTTTTGTTGAGTCATAGTAACCTCCAAATGTTGTTGTCGAGAAAGAGATCCGCTACTTCGTCAGAATGACCGACACGCGATGCGCTTTGTGGACCGGCAGTTTGCGAATTCTTACCATCAGGATGCCGTCAGCATAAGTTGCCACGGAGGATTGCGCATCCACAGGCGCCGGCAGGGCAACGTTTCGTTCAAAATAGCCGTGCGGAATTTCCGCCTGGCAGTAACGCACATTTTGCAAAAGCTGAATCGCCTTGCGAATTCCGGCGATTTTAATTTTATGTCGGTTAACCTCGATGTGGAGTTCATCCTTATTCAGTCCCGCCATGTCCGCAAGCACAATGACCTCTTCCGCCGATTCATACACATCAATGTTGGGACGCCAGATGCACTGGTAATTCTTAAAGGCCGGACGCACCAGATGAAAGACCTCATCCACTGCTTTTTGAAATTCATCTTCAAAATTACTGCCGAAATTAATTTTTACGTAAGTCATTTCCGCCGCCTCTTGGATTAGTTTTTTATACTGGCAAAATTATAACGATTCGATGACGATTTGTAAAGGCTGCCTTCAACATCAGGACATCATGAAGAAATCGCCTCATTTACCCGAAAAGAACACAGTGACGCAATTATTCAAAAAAAATAGCTGGTTAAATGAATAATATTTTGGTATGGAGAGCCCGCTTTATGAAATAAATTTACGCAATGGACATCCCTTCAGTAAAGAATAGTTTTGTTCTATCCGATACTACTTCATCCCGATGACCCATAAGAAAGAGAAAAATGAAAAAAGATCATTTGAGAAATGTTGCTATTATTGCCCATGTTGACCATGGGAAAACCACCCTGCTCAACGCCATGCTCAAGCAGACCGGCATCTTCCGCGCCAACCAGGCGGTGGAAGACCGCGTGATGGATTCGATGGCCCTGGAAAAAGAGCGCGGCATAACGATTGCGGCCAAGAACACGGCAGTGGACTACAACGGTGTAAAAATCAACATTGTCGACACACCCGGCCATGCCGATTTCGGCGGTGAAGTCGAACGCAGCCTCAACATGGTAGACGGCGCGATGCTGCTGGTCGATGCCAGCGAAGGCCCGCTGCCGCAAACCCGCTTTGTATTGAAAAAAGCATTGGCGTTGCATCTGCCGATCATTCTGGTCATCAATAAAATTGACCGCCCGGACGCCCGCATTGAGGAAGTGATCAACGAGACGTATGATCTCTTTATTGATCTGGGCGCCGAAGAACATCAGATCGAATTTCCGATTTTATACACCAATTCCAAGATCGGCGTCAGCCACAAGAAACTGGGCGACGACAGCACCGACCTTCAGCCGCTGATGCACGCTATTATTGATGCCATCCCTGCCCCTGTGGGCGATGATGAGGCCAATACGCAATTCCTGGTCACCAACCTGGATTATGATGCTTATGTCGGCCAGATTGCCGTCGGCCGTCTGCAGGCCGGAAAGCTGGAAATGAACAAGCTCTACAGCCTTTGCGCGAAGGAAAAAATTGTGGGCGGCGTGAAGCTGTCCGCCCTTTATGAATTTCATGGACTGGCTAAGAGACCGGTCACCGTTGCGGAGTCGGGAGATATTCTGTCGCTCGCCGGCGTGGAAAATGTCACCATCGGCGATACGATTTCCTCGCTGGAGAACCCACAGCCCCTGCCGCGTCTGATCGTGGATGAACCGACCGTATCCATGGTGTTTTATGTCAATAACGGTCCCTTTGCCGGCACGGAAGGCAAATATCTGACATCGCGTCATTTACTGGAACGGCTGGAAAAAGAATCGCTGCGTAATGTGGCAGTCAAGATCAAAAAGCTGGATAGGACCGATGCCTTTGAAGTCTGCGGACGGGGCGAATTGCAGATGGCGGTGCTGATTGAAACCATGCGCCGTGAAGGCTACGAGCTGATGGTCTCCAAGCCCCAGGTCATTACCAAAAAGCAGGATGGTGTAACCGTCGAGCCGGTGGAAAGATTGTTTTTAGACATCCCCGAAGAATATGTGGGAAAAATCACGGAAAAGCTTTCCATTCGCAAAGGCCGGCTGGAAAGTCTGGTGAATAAAGGCAGCGGCCGGGTCAGCATGGAGTTTCTGATTCCCTCACGCGGCCTGATCGGCTTCCGCAGCCAGTTCTTAACCGACACCAAAGGCGGCGGTGTCATGAATTCACTCCTGGAAGATTATGCGCCGTGGTTTGGTTCGATTCCCCAGCGCAACTCAGGCGTGCTGGTGGCCGACCGCTCCGGACGCGTGACCTCTTACGCCAGCTTCGCGATGGATGATCGCGGGGAAATGATCGTGGAAGTCGGCACGAATGTTTACGAAGGCATGATCGTGGGCGAACGCAACCGTACGCAGGACATCAACGTCAACATCGTCAAGGAAAAGAAACTGACCAACATGCGGGCGTCCACGTCCGATGCCACCATTATCTTGCGGCCGCCGCGTCTGTTTTCGCTGGATCAGGCCATCGAGTTTATCGCCGAAGATGAACTGGTGGAAGTCACGCCGCAAAGCGTGCGTCTGCGCAAAATGGAACTCTCCGCCACCCGCCGCCAGATGAAAGCCCACAAGGATGAATAACTGAATCCTTATAGGAAATTAAAAAAACGCCCCCGCAGAAATATTATTCTGCGGGGGCGTTTTTTATACCACCATTCTTACTTACCGAGAGACTCTTCCTGCGCTTCGCGTTCAAAGTCTCCGGCCTGTATCGTCTGATACAACTGATTCTTTGCCATGTCTCCGTAGCAGGTAAGGAATGTATTTATAATAGCGTCATAAGGCAGATCGGCAAATGAGCCGTGATCGGTGATATACTCCATATGCCGCCGGCCTTCGAGATCGAAGGGATGAAAGACGGCGTCGGACACGCCGTCCCAGTCCAGAGGCTTGACTTTGAATTT
It includes:
- the typA gene encoding translational GTPase TypA, translating into MKKDHLRNVAIIAHVDHGKTTLLNAMLKQTGIFRANQAVEDRVMDSMALEKERGITIAAKNTAVDYNGVKINIVDTPGHADFGGEVERSLNMVDGAMLLVDASEGPLPQTRFVLKKALALHLPIILVINKIDRPDARIEEVINETYDLFIDLGAEEHQIEFPILYTNSKIGVSHKKLGDDSTDLQPLMHAIIDAIPAPVGDDEANTQFLVTNLDYDAYVGQIAVGRLQAGKLEMNKLYSLCAKEKIVGGVKLSALYEFHGLAKRPVTVAESGDILSLAGVENVTIGDTISSLENPQPLPRLIVDEPTVSMVFYVNNGPFAGTEGKYLTSRHLLERLEKESLRNVAVKIKKLDRTDAFEVCGRGELQMAVLIETMRREGYELMVSKPQVITKKQDGVTVEPVERLFLDIPEEYVGKITEKLSIRKGRLESLVNKGSGRVSMEFLIPSRGLIGFRSQFLTDTKGGGVMNSLLEDYAPWFGSIPQRNSGVLVADRSGRVTSYASFAMDDRGEMIVEVGTNVYEGMIVGERNRTQDINVNIVKEKKLTNMRASTSDATIILRPPRLFSLDQAIEFIAEDELVEVTPQSVRLRKMELSATRRQMKAHKDE